From Nitratidesulfovibrio vulgaris str. Hildenborough, a single genomic window includes:
- a CDS encoding sensor histidine kinase, translated as MFLLRVVLFLLIYASLSGPVLAAGEKRVLVLESGWHDWHWAGEFARGVHWVFDATPGVDVVQNRIDLPHATTPSYEAMLADLLVARYRDDMPDVVIAGDDRVSKYLDTYGADIFPHTPKVYCYVLPGGGRVQGVLAGGVVSTPDVAGTLLLMRQMQPRLSHVLVVNDRSSGTEVIADEVRRAAATALPGVTLAFIDQWTVAELAARLRSLSPGSAVLFTSLEQDAVGVRIGSRDLQMLTAVSSVPVYSLWDWHVRLGAVGGVVSDGMGVGGRIARIAQRWLNGLEPHLGVESTSINITLVDALTMARFGLATGGLPVGASVVNKPPDMREAAPGLFYGGLVVLLVLSLVVAGLGLNTLQRRKVMRRLSAAESRYRSLFENALEGIFRFSPTQGILAANPAFASMLGYGGVEGLLADAGGSMHSLFESDEEYATLLSRLETDEVLRGVECRLRRRDGTSIVAALSLRADRGADGDITLVEGRAVDVTAEKQARADLEVQRERLRLALDASRDGIWDWDTVNDTVHFSSRYFTMLGYAPDAFANELAVWLDLLHPEDRDEAVERARRFVEGVADGDAYETTFRLRAADGAYRWVLSRSMAAARDMNRRAIRVVGVHTDVTELREAQEQLASFNRELEERVKQRTRELREANQALEFSLDAVRRMQDELVQSEKMASLGGLVAGVAHEINTPVGIGVTAGSWLAEKTEELSRQLAANTMRKSDLERYIETARESSATILSNLKRAADLVQSFKQVAVDQTAAEAREFNLRQFLDEALMSLRPRYKRTSHTVTVDVPEDITLYSYPGDLMQVVTNFMTNSLLHGFEDMENGHMRFVASYEGDKVVLEYSDDGKGMDADHVERVFEPFFTTKRGHGGTGLGMHIVYNIVTQRLKGTIVCRSAPGEGAAFRLVFPRDVRKGGGSGER; from the coding sequence GTGTTCCTGCTCCGCGTCGTCCTGTTCCTGCTCATCTACGCGTCGCTTTCTGGGCCAGTGCTGGCTGCGGGAGAGAAGCGCGTGCTCGTGCTCGAATCGGGCTGGCATGACTGGCACTGGGCAGGAGAGTTCGCACGAGGTGTACACTGGGTTTTCGATGCGACACCCGGCGTCGATGTGGTGCAGAACCGTATCGACCTTCCCCATGCCACCACACCTTCCTATGAGGCCATGCTGGCCGACCTTCTGGTGGCCCGCTATCGCGATGACATGCCGGATGTCGTCATCGCCGGTGACGACAGGGTTTCGAAGTACCTCGATACCTACGGGGCGGACATCTTTCCGCATACCCCGAAAGTCTATTGCTACGTCCTGCCCGGGGGGGGCAGGGTGCAGGGCGTCCTCGCGGGGGGGGTGGTTTCGACACCCGACGTGGCGGGTACGCTGCTTCTGATGCGCCAGATGCAGCCGCGTCTTTCGCATGTGCTTGTCGTGAATGACAGGTCTTCAGGGACGGAGGTCATCGCAGATGAGGTGCGGCGGGCTGCGGCTACCGCCCTGCCGGGGGTGACGCTGGCGTTCATCGACCAGTGGACGGTCGCTGAACTGGCTGCCCGTCTGAGGAGCCTTTCGCCCGGGAGTGCGGTGCTGTTCACCTCCCTTGAGCAGGATGCGGTGGGCGTACGCATCGGGAGTCGCGACCTGCAGATGCTGACGGCCGTCTCCTCCGTCCCTGTCTACAGCCTGTGGGACTGGCATGTGCGGCTTGGTGCCGTGGGAGGTGTCGTTTCCGACGGCATGGGCGTCGGTGGCCGCATCGCCCGTATCGCCCAGCGCTGGCTGAACGGCCTTGAGCCGCATCTCGGTGTCGAAAGCACATCGATCAACATCACTCTTGTCGATGCGCTGACCATGGCGCGTTTCGGCCTCGCCACAGGCGGGCTGCCGGTCGGCGCGTCGGTGGTCAACAAACCCCCGGATATGCGTGAAGCGGCCCCCGGGCTCTTCTATGGCGGGCTTGTCGTACTGCTAGTGTTGTCTCTCGTCGTGGCCGGTCTTGGCCTGAATACCCTTCAGCGGCGCAAGGTCATGCGGCGTCTGTCAGCGGCGGAGTCGCGTTATCGGTCGCTGTTCGAAAACGCGCTGGAGGGTATCTTCAGGTTCTCTCCGACGCAGGGAATACTGGCGGCCAACCCTGCTTTCGCCTCCATGCTGGGCTATGGCGGTGTCGAAGGGCTGCTGGCCGATGCCGGTGGCAGCATGCACAGTCTTTTCGAGAGTGACGAAGAGTACGCCACGCTACTCTCGCGACTTGAAACGGACGAGGTCCTGCGCGGGGTCGAATGCCGCCTGCGCAGGCGCGACGGGACGAGTATCGTCGCGGCCCTGTCGTTGCGCGCTGACCGTGGGGCCGACGGGGACATCACTCTTGTCGAAGGGCGGGCTGTGGACGTCACGGCCGAGAAGCAGGCCCGCGCCGACCTCGAAGTGCAACGTGAACGGCTGCGGCTGGCCCTTGACGCTTCGCGTGACGGCATATGGGACTGGGATACCGTGAACGATACGGTGCACTTCAGTTCTCGGTATTTCACCATGCTCGGTTATGCCCCGGATGCGTTCGCGAACGAACTTGCCGTTTGGCTCGACCTGTTGCACCCGGAAGACCGGGACGAGGCCGTCGAGCGTGCCCGCCGTTTCGTCGAAGGGGTGGCTGATGGCGATGCCTATGAGACGACCTTCAGGCTGCGGGCGGCCGACGGGGCGTATCGCTGGGTTCTGTCACGCTCCATGGCTGCCGCACGCGACATGAATCGCCGCGCCATCCGTGTTGTGGGTGTGCATACGGACGTGACCGAATTGCGAGAGGCGCAAGAGCAGCTTGCGAGCTTCAACCGTGAGCTTGAAGAGCGTGTCAAACAGCGTACCCGTGAACTTCGTGAGGCGAATCAGGCCCTCGAGTTCTCGCTGGACGCCGTACGGCGGATGCAGGACGAACTCGTCCAGTCCGAGAAGATGGCGTCGCTTGGAGGACTGGTTGCCGGAGTTGCCCACGAGATCAATACTCCTGTGGGCATAGGGGTCACTGCGGGGTCGTGGCTTGCCGAGAAGACCGAAGAACTCTCGCGGCAACTGGCTGCCAATACCATGCGCAAGTCCGACCTTGAACGGTACATCGAAACCGCGCGGGAATCGTCTGCGACCATTCTCTCCAACCTCAAGCGCGCGGCAGACCTCGTGCAGAGTTTCAAGCAGGTCGCCGTCGACCAGACCGCTGCTGAAGCCCGCGAGTTCAACCTGCGTCAGTTCCTTGATGAGGCACTGATGAGCCTGCGCCCCCGTTACAAGCGCACATCGCATACCGTGACCGTGGATGTGCCGGAAGACATCACGCTCTACAGCTATCCGGGTGACCTGATGCAGGTCGTCACCAACTTCATGACCAACAGTCTGCTGCATGGCTTCGAGGATATGGAGAACGGTCATATGCGGTTCGTCGCATCCTACGAGGGCGACAAGGTCGTTCTGGAATACAGCGACGACGGCAAGGGAATGGATGCCGACCATGTGGAGAGGGTCTTCGAACCGTTCTTCACCACCAAACGTGGGCATGGTGGCACTGGCCTTGGAATGCATATCGTCTACAACATCGTGACCCAGCGTTTGAAGGGAACCATCGTGTGCCGCAGTGCACCGGGCGAGGGTGCCGCTTTCAGGCTGGTGTTCCCGCGTGACGTTCGCAAGGGAGGGGGAAGTGGTGAACGATGA
- a CDS encoding thioredoxin domain-containing protein — MTDPRTPLQTTGPNRLATAPSPYLRQHAHNPVDWHPWGEAALALARERDVPLFVSVGYSTCHWCHVMAHESFEDAEVSQALNEGFVCVKVDREERPDIDALYMNACQMLTGTGGWPLTIFALPDGTPFFAATYLPKRSRGGRAGLLDLIPRVRDIYATRRADVEASAADIAKAMRERAAELLQSPPDGRTPAAGTLRAAFNDLVANFDTAHGGFGGAPKFPSPHLLLFLLRHGRRTGDSRSQDMALATLRGMLRGGLWDRLGGGIHRYSTDARWLLPHFEKMLHDQAMFMLATAETWLATREDDMREAALATADYILRDMALSGGGLAAAEDADSLTPEGKRREGAFYTFTFDEVREAAGDNADLAVRLFGITGEGNIADESTGRREGHNVLHLPLGDDAATTLGIDAEELAFRHDDILAGLRSLRATRRRPHRDDKLLTDWNGLAIAALARCGHVFDAPHLTDAAASLADAVLTLQHTPDGGLLHSRFEGTGSTPGFLDDYAFVIWGLLELYTATNQPQWLEEAIRLQHAQDDRFLDPVDGGYWHTPADAPRTAALRLKEARDGALPSGNAAALLNLLRLARLLGDASYEEKAHGLIRAFASQVRHNPLGAAMFLCGVDFALTGGRLVIIAGEAQAPDTEAMLDAVRRSYSPNTVMHLRDGNTAERLAMLAPFTSHLAPIDGKTTAWLCQDNACSAPIQDPAALAERLAGARPL; from the coding sequence ATGACAGACCCCCGGACCCCCTTACAGACCACCGGCCCCAATCGTCTTGCCACAGCCCCGAGCCCCTACCTGCGCCAGCATGCCCACAACCCCGTGGACTGGCATCCATGGGGGGAGGCGGCACTTGCCCTCGCCCGCGAACGTGATGTCCCGCTCTTCGTCAGTGTAGGTTATTCCACCTGCCACTGGTGCCATGTCATGGCCCATGAGTCCTTCGAGGATGCAGAGGTCTCACAGGCCCTCAACGAGGGTTTCGTATGCGTGAAGGTCGACCGTGAGGAGAGGCCCGACATCGACGCCCTCTACATGAACGCCTGTCAGATGCTGACGGGCACGGGCGGCTGGCCGCTGACCATCTTCGCCCTGCCGGACGGTACGCCCTTCTTCGCCGCCACATACCTGCCCAAACGGTCACGCGGGGGAAGGGCGGGACTTCTCGACCTCATCCCCCGTGTGCGGGACATCTACGCCACACGCCGTGCCGATGTCGAAGCCTCCGCCGCTGACATCGCCAAGGCCATGCGCGAGAGGGCAGCGGAACTCCTGCAGTCGCCGCCCGACGGGCGCACCCCAGCCGCCGGGACCCTTCGGGCCGCCTTCAACGACCTTGTCGCAAACTTCGACACCGCCCATGGCGGTTTCGGTGGCGCGCCCAAGTTCCCTTCGCCGCATCTGCTGCTCTTTCTGCTGCGCCACGGGCGGCGCACCGGCGACTCACGTTCGCAGGACATGGCCCTTGCCACGTTGCGCGGCATGTTGCGGGGAGGACTATGGGACAGACTGGGCGGCGGCATCCACCGCTACAGCACCGACGCCCGGTGGCTGCTTCCCCACTTCGAGAAGATGCTCCATGATCAGGCCATGTTCATGCTGGCGACCGCCGAGACGTGGCTTGCCACTCGCGAGGATGACATGCGCGAGGCGGCACTTGCCACCGCAGACTACATCCTGCGCGACATGGCCCTGTCCGGTGGCGGACTTGCCGCCGCAGAGGACGCCGACAGCCTCACGCCGGAAGGGAAACGACGCGAAGGGGCCTTCTACACCTTCACCTTCGACGAAGTACGTGAAGCCGCCGGAGACAACGCCGACCTTGCCGTGCGGCTTTTCGGCATCACAGGCGAGGGCAACATCGCCGACGAGTCCACCGGCAGGCGCGAAGGGCACAACGTGCTCCATCTGCCTCTTGGCGATGATGCCGCCACGACCCTAGGCATCGACGCCGAAGAACTCGCCTTCCGGCACGACGACATCCTCGCGGGGCTTCGTTCCTTGCGCGCCACCCGTCGACGCCCCCACCGCGACGACAAACTGCTCACCGACTGGAACGGGCTTGCCATAGCGGCATTGGCGCGTTGCGGGCATGTCTTCGACGCGCCCCACCTGACCGATGCCGCCGCATCCCTCGCCGATGCCGTGCTGACACTGCAACACACGCCGGACGGCGGGCTGCTGCACAGCCGTTTCGAAGGTACGGGCTCCACTCCGGGCTTTCTCGACGACTATGCCTTCGTGATATGGGGCCTTCTCGAACTCTACACCGCCACCAACCAGCCCCAGTGGCTGGAGGAGGCCATACGACTGCAACACGCGCAAGACGACCGTTTCCTCGACCCGGTCGACGGCGGGTACTGGCATACCCCGGCGGATGCCCCGCGCACGGCCGCCTTGCGCCTCAAGGAGGCGCGCGACGGTGCCCTCCCTTCCGGGAACGCAGCCGCACTGCTCAATCTGCTGCGCCTTGCCCGGCTTCTGGGAGACGCCTCGTACGAGGAGAAGGCGCATGGCCTCATCCGCGCCTTCGCCTCTCAAGTGCGCCACAACCCGCTAGGGGCGGCCATGTTCCTGTGCGGGGTGGACTTCGCCCTCACGGGGGGGCGACTCGTCATCATCGCCGGAGAGGCACAGGCCCCCGACACCGAGGCCATGCTCGATGCCGTACGGCGTTCATACTCGCCCAACACGGTCATGCACCTGCGGGACGGGAACACGGCCGAACGGCTGGCGATGCTCGCGCCGTTCACGTCGCACCTCGCCCCCATCGACGGCAAGACAACGGCATGGCTCTGTCAGGACAACGCCTGCTCCGCCCCCATACAGGACCCTGCCGCCCTTGCCGAACGACTCGCCGGGGCACGCCCCCTGTGA
- a CDS encoding alanine/glycine:cation symporter family protein: MTTLQLFESVNAFVWGPPLLALLVGTGIYLTIRLGLLQVVRLPLALRYVFGRDDEHHEEGDVSSFAALCTALAATIGTGNIVGVATAVAAGGPGALFWMWVAAFFGMATKYAEGLLAVKYRVTDANGQMSGGPMYYLERGLGSRMLARAFALCGILVAFFGIGTFAQVNAIKDAASLSLGIPPLATAVVLTTTVALVTLGGLRSIARVAEKVVPFMAVFYIIASCAVLVMHLDRIPDAVMVILHSAFNPQAALGGAAGMTVLTAMRAGVARGVFSNESGLGSAPIAAAAARTKSCVRQGLISMTGTFFDTIVICTMTGLVLVVTGVWNDPQLAGAAMTNAAFAAGLESSLGQYAATLGLILFAFTTILGWNYYGERCTEYLFGVRGILPYRLVFIGLVAAGAFVHLELIWVLADIVNGLMAIPNLIGLLGLSGVIIAETRAFFEADAPSVDAPCGSDADNASGACPRA; encoded by the coding sequence ATGACCACGCTTCAGCTTTTCGAATCCGTCAATGCCTTCGTCTGGGGGCCCCCGCTACTCGCCCTGCTGGTGGGTACGGGCATCTACCTTACCATCCGCCTCGGCCTGCTTCAGGTCGTCAGGCTTCCGCTTGCCCTGCGCTACGTCTTCGGTCGTGACGACGAACACCACGAGGAAGGTGACGTGTCGTCGTTCGCCGCGCTGTGCACCGCACTGGCGGCCACTATCGGCACAGGCAACATCGTCGGTGTGGCCACCGCCGTGGCGGCTGGCGGCCCCGGTGCCCTTTTCTGGATGTGGGTGGCCGCGTTCTTCGGTATGGCCACCAAATACGCAGAAGGCCTTCTGGCCGTGAAGTATCGCGTCACCGACGCCAACGGCCAGATGTCGGGCGGCCCCATGTACTACCTTGAACGGGGTCTCGGCAGCCGTATGCTGGCACGCGCCTTCGCGCTGTGCGGCATCCTCGTCGCCTTCTTCGGCATCGGCACCTTCGCACAGGTCAACGCCATCAAGGACGCCGCCTCGCTGTCGCTTGGCATTCCGCCGCTTGCCACCGCCGTCGTACTCACCACCACCGTGGCGCTGGTGACACTGGGCGGTCTGCGTTCCATCGCCCGCGTGGCCGAAAAGGTCGTCCCCTTCATGGCGGTCTTCTACATCATCGCCTCGTGCGCCGTGCTGGTCATGCATCTCGACCGCATCCCCGATGCCGTGATGGTCATCCTGCACAGTGCCTTCAACCCGCAGGCCGCCCTTGGGGGCGCAGCGGGCATGACGGTGCTCACCGCCATGCGCGCGGGCGTGGCACGCGGCGTATTCTCGAACGAATCGGGCCTTGGTTCCGCCCCCATCGCGGCGGCGGCGGCCCGCACGAAATCGTGTGTGCGTCAGGGGCTCATCTCCATGACGGGCACGTTCTTCGACACCATCGTCATCTGCACCATGACCGGCCTCGTGCTGGTCGTCACCGGGGTATGGAACGACCCGCAGCTGGCAGGGGCAGCCATGACCAACGCGGCGTTCGCCGCAGGACTCGAATCATCCCTCGGCCAGTATGCTGCGACGCTGGGGCTCATCCTCTTCGCCTTCACCACCATTCTCGGCTGGAACTACTACGGCGAACGCTGCACCGAATACCTCTTCGGGGTGCGCGGCATCCTTCCCTACCGGCTGGTCTTCATCGGTCTTGTGGCAGCCGGGGCCTTCGTCCATCTCGAACTCATATGGGTGCTGGCCGACATCGTGAACGGTCTCATGGCCATTCCCAACCTCATCGGCCTTCTGGGCCTGTCCGGTGTCATCATCGCCGAGACACGTGCCTTCTTCGAGGCCGATGCTCCCTCCGTGGACGCGCCCTGCGGCAGCGACGCGGACAACGCTTCGGGGGCCTGCCCCCGCGCTTAG
- the purT gene encoding formate-dependent phosphoribosylglycinamide formyltransferase — protein sequence MASIGTPLTPTATRILLLGSGELGREVALEAMRLGVEVVAVDRYPNAPAMQVAHRSHVVSMLDGAALRAIIEAEKPYCIVPEIEAIATGTLLELEQEGYRVVPTARAARLTMDREGIRRLAAEELGLPTSPYRFASTEEEYRAAIETVGLPCVVKPVMSSSGKGQSLVRTPADIDSAWAYAQTGGRAGAGRVIVEGFVDFDYEITLLTVRHAGGVTFCDPIGHLQKDGDYRESWQPQPMDAVALEKARAMADAVTGALGGWGIFGVELFVRGDEVWFSEVSPRPHDTGLVTLISQNMSEFALHVRAILGLPVPLLRQNGPAASCVILAEGDSEAPRFHGVDAALAEQDTALCLFGKPEVHGRRRMGVALALGDDIDAARAKARRAAGSVTVEL from the coding sequence ATGGCAAGCATAGGCACTCCCCTCACCCCCACGGCGACCCGCATCCTGCTGCTCGGTTCCGGCGAACTCGGACGCGAGGTGGCGCTCGAGGCCATGCGCCTCGGCGTCGAAGTCGTGGCCGTCGACCGCTATCCCAACGCCCCCGCCATGCAGGTGGCGCATCGCAGCCATGTGGTGTCCATGCTCGACGGTGCGGCCCTGCGTGCCATCATCGAGGCGGAGAAGCCCTACTGCATCGTGCCCGAAATCGAGGCCATCGCCACCGGTACGTTGCTGGAACTGGAACAGGAAGGCTACCGGGTGGTGCCCACCGCCCGTGCCGCGCGCCTGACCATGGACAGGGAGGGAATACGCCGCCTTGCCGCCGAAGAGCTTGGCCTGCCTACGTCGCCGTACCGTTTCGCCTCCACCGAAGAGGAATATCGCGCCGCCATCGAGACAGTGGGGTTGCCCTGCGTGGTGAAGCCGGTCATGAGTTCGTCGGGCAAGGGACAGAGCCTTGTGCGCACCCCGGCCGACATCGACTCGGCATGGGCCTATGCACAGACCGGCGGGCGTGCCGGGGCGGGGCGGGTCATCGTGGAGGGGTTCGTCGATTTCGACTATGAAATCACCCTGCTGACCGTGCGTCATGCCGGAGGCGTCACATTCTGCGACCCCATCGGGCATTTGCAGAAGGATGGCGACTATCGCGAATCGTGGCAGCCGCAGCCCATGGATGCCGTGGCGCTGGAGAAGGCCCGTGCCATGGCCGACGCCGTAACCGGTGCGCTTGGCGGCTGGGGCATCTTCGGTGTGGAACTTTTCGTACGCGGTGACGAGGTGTGGTTCAGCGAGGTCTCGCCCCGTCCTCACGACACCGGGCTGGTGACCCTCATCTCGCAGAACATGAGCGAATTCGCCTTGCATGTGCGTGCCATCCTCGGGCTGCCGGTGCCGTTGCTGCGGCAGAATGGCCCTGCCGCCTCGTGCGTCATCCTTGCCGAGGGCGATTCCGAGGCCCCCCGCTTCCATGGCGTGGATGCGGCATTGGCCGAACAGGACACCGCCCTCTGCCTCTTCGGCAAGCCCGAAGTGCATGGCAGGCGGCGCATGGGCGTCGCCCTTGCGCTGGGCGATGACATCGACGCAGCCCGCGCCAAGGCCCGCAGGGCCGCCGGGAGCGTGACCGTTGAACTGTAG
- a CDS encoding response regulator, with protein MNDELLFAPEGADSEGREAASGSPWKVLVIDDEEEVHVVTRMVLGDMRFEGKPIECLSAYSAREGFEKLRDSKDVALVLLDVVMESNQAGLELVHRIREELGNHAVRIILRTGQPGQAPEREVITRYDINDYKHKTELTAQRLFTTVVAALRGYRDLRTIERNRRGLERIIHSSRDIFRLQSLPDFMSGVLTQLTSSLSEEPSSFYAGVSGIAAANGGDHGYQVYSATGRFAECARHSACEALDDTTRGAIEKALATRESYFTENSFVGYFRTPQGAESVFYVQDDRVINDLDRSLIEIFAGNVSIALENIHLNQEIVDTQREVVLTLGEVVENRSHEAANHVRRVAEYAACMARLAGLPEEQVAMLRIASPMHDVGKIGIPDSVLLKPGRLDDAEMAVMRTHAAIGERILSASTRPIMQAAAIVAGQHHERWDGAGYPRGTSGEDIHIYGRIVALADVFDALVCRRVYKEPWPRDRVEAHFREQAGTHFDPRLAALLLDNIQKFYDILKAWPDVVE; from the coding sequence GTGAACGATGAGCTGCTGTTCGCACCTGAGGGGGCTGATTCGGAGGGGCGGGAGGCCGCTAGTGGCAGTCCGTGGAAGGTTCTTGTCATCGACGATGAGGAGGAGGTGCATGTCGTCACCCGCATGGTCCTCGGCGACATGCGTTTCGAAGGCAAGCCCATCGAGTGCCTGAGTGCCTACAGTGCCCGGGAGGGATTCGAGAAGTTGCGCGACAGCAAGGATGTCGCGCTGGTGCTTCTGGATGTCGTCATGGAGAGCAACCAGGCGGGTCTCGAACTCGTGCACCGCATCCGGGAGGAGCTTGGCAACCACGCCGTGCGCATCATCCTGCGCACCGGACAGCCGGGGCAGGCGCCGGAACGTGAAGTCATCACGCGGTATGACATCAATGATTACAAGCACAAGACGGAATTGACGGCCCAGCGGCTCTTCACCACGGTGGTGGCGGCCCTGCGAGGCTACCGCGACCTGCGGACGATAGAGCGCAACCGGCGCGGTCTCGAGCGTATCATCCATTCATCACGTGACATCTTCCGGTTGCAGAGCCTGCCGGATTTCATGTCCGGCGTCCTGACGCAACTCACTTCGTCACTCAGCGAGGAACCCTCGTCGTTCTACGCCGGTGTTTCGGGCATAGCGGCAGCCAATGGCGGCGACCATGGCTATCAGGTCTATTCCGCGACGGGCCGTTTTGCGGAGTGCGCCCGGCATTCGGCGTGCGAGGCGCTCGACGATACGACCCGCGGGGCCATCGAAAAGGCTCTGGCCACCCGCGAGAGCTATTTCACAGAGAATTCGTTCGTCGGCTATTTCCGTACCCCGCAAGGGGCCGAGAGCGTCTTCTACGTACAGGACGACCGCGTCATCAACGACCTCGACCGGAGCCTCATCGAGATTTTCGCGGGCAACGTGTCCATCGCGCTTGAGAACATCCACCTCAATCAGGAGATAGTGGACACCCAGAGGGAGGTGGTGCTCACGCTCGGCGAGGTGGTCGAGAACCGCTCGCATGAGGCTGCCAACCATGTGCGACGGGTGGCGGAGTATGCGGCGTGCATGGCTCGCCTTGCCGGGTTGCCCGAAGAACAGGTGGCGATGCTGCGCATCGCCAGCCCCATGCACGATGTAGGCAAGATAGGCATTCCCGACAGTGTGCTCCTCAAGCCGGGACGCCTCGACGACGCAGAGATGGCCGTGATGCGGACCCACGCCGCCATCGGCGAGCGCATTCTCTCCGCCAGCACGCGACCCATCATGCAGGCTGCCGCCATCGTCGCAGGGCAGCATCATGAACGGTGGGATGGCGCCGGATATCCGCGTGGCACTTCGGGCGAGGACATCCACATCTACGGGCGCATCGTGGCGCTGGCAGACGTGTTCGACGCGCTGGTATGCCGCAGGGTGTACAAGGAACCGTGGCCGCGGGACAGGGTGGAGGCGCATTTCCGGGAACAGGCGGGAACGCATTTCGATCCCCGTCTGGCAGCGCTTCTTCTTGATAACATTCAGAAATTCTATGACATACTGAAGGCGTGGCCGGACGTGGTCGAGTAG